The Thalassoroseus pseudoceratinae genome has a segment encoding these proteins:
- a CDS encoding PSD1 and planctomycete cytochrome C domain-containing protein, producing MRRLTFFGFILLCATSVSAAPPLTYEADVRPILKAHCFLCHGEAGEREGSLDLRLKRFMVTGGDSGPAIVPGKPDESVLIERIEAGEMPPENKHPVEPDDLKTLKQWIAQGAHTARVEPETIGDDPIFTDEERNWWSFRPVKRPDVPSLPDASTIETPIDAFLLSRLQTETKTANEPSHFQFAERASREVLIRRAYFDLLGLPPTPDEVAEFVADDRPDAWNRLLDRLLASPHYGERWGRHWLDVAGYADSEGYTDEDRVRPFAYHYRDYVVRAYNSNKPFDQFLIEQLAGDELVSHESQMTAEKIEKLTATGFLRMAPDGSASGGIDQGLARNQVVADTLQIVGTSLLGMTVHCAQCHDHRYDPIPQVDYYRLRAIFEPALDWKHWKTPAGRQISLYSDAQREQRSQIEAKAKLVDAERKQKVDHYISRTLEQELLLLPKESRDQLRDAFQTASSKRTKEQKDLLSAHPSIANIREGSLYLYERRKSARIDDINTQRDQREAELLQQTRAIEVAKLPDEIQADIAAALEVPTEERTPAQTELLAKYPNVLVTSENLAKINPDAAAELSLYTEAAEEIRTTNIRKDLQKYRDDAAAIRAKIPREDFLRALTETPGTVPATFVFHRGDHEQPRERVQPSGLTVLPNNTPLPENDSQQPTSARRLNYARYLTSGQHPLVARVIVNRVWMHHFGRGLVNSPADFGFLGERPSHPQLLDWLAAEFVQSGWDLKRLHRLILSSYAYQQSPTGDPQLALADPENRLYGRRTIRRLESEAVRDAMLTVSGQLNAKQFGEPVPVMEDEVGQIVIGRENLDGERKPGAEVSLNGDERRRSVYVQVRRSRTLASLEIFDAPTMTPNCEQRSDSNVAPQSLWFMNSQFVIDSSKHFAARLQSESPDDLKTQVINGWRLTFGSVPNGDDVEQAVAFVTLQQETFRDGSDQDSDDQAALEALASYCQALFSSSKFLYVE from the coding sequence TTGCGTCGCCTGACATTCTTTGGTTTCATTTTGCTCTGCGCAACGTCTGTGTCCGCAGCGCCTCCATTGACGTATGAAGCCGACGTTCGCCCGATTCTCAAGGCTCACTGCTTCCTATGTCATGGGGAAGCCGGCGAACGTGAGGGTAGTCTCGATCTGCGGCTCAAACGGTTCATGGTCACCGGTGGCGATTCGGGACCGGCGATTGTTCCCGGGAAGCCGGATGAAAGCGTCCTTATTGAACGGATCGAAGCAGGTGAGATGCCACCGGAGAACAAACATCCGGTGGAACCCGACGATCTGAAGACGCTGAAGCAATGGATCGCCCAGGGTGCACACACCGCCCGTGTGGAACCGGAAACCATTGGCGACGATCCGATTTTCACCGACGAAGAACGAAATTGGTGGTCGTTCCGTCCAGTCAAGCGGCCGGACGTGCCATCGCTACCGGATGCCTCCACAATCGAAACACCAATTGATGCCTTTTTGCTTTCGCGTCTTCAGACTGAAACCAAAACCGCCAACGAGCCGTCACATTTCCAGTTTGCGGAGCGGGCCTCACGAGAAGTTTTGATTCGGCGGGCGTATTTCGATTTGCTCGGGCTCCCACCCACTCCCGACGAAGTCGCGGAATTCGTCGCTGATGACCGACCCGATGCTTGGAACCGCTTGTTGGATCGGCTGTTGGCATCTCCCCATTACGGTGAGCGATGGGGGCGACATTGGCTCGATGTCGCAGGCTATGCGGACTCCGAAGGTTACACCGATGAAGATCGCGTCAGACCATTCGCCTACCACTATCGCGACTACGTCGTTCGCGCCTACAACTCCAACAAGCCGTTCGACCAATTCCTCATCGAGCAACTTGCCGGTGATGAATTAGTCTCTCACGAATCGCAGATGACGGCTGAGAAAATCGAAAAACTCACCGCCACAGGGTTTCTGCGGATGGCTCCGGATGGCAGCGCATCGGGCGGAATCGATCAAGGATTGGCTCGGAATCAAGTGGTCGCGGACACGCTGCAGATTGTCGGGACTTCCCTATTAGGCATGACGGTGCATTGTGCCCAATGTCACGACCACCGCTACGATCCGATTCCTCAAGTCGATTACTACCGCCTGCGAGCAATCTTTGAGCCGGCTCTCGATTGGAAGCATTGGAAAACACCGGCGGGCCGTCAGATTTCTCTGTACTCCGATGCCCAGCGGGAACAACGCAGCCAGATCGAAGCCAAAGCAAAACTCGTGGATGCGGAACGAAAGCAAAAGGTTGACCACTACATCAGCCGAACCCTAGAGCAGGAATTGCTGTTGCTGCCCAAGGAAAGCCGCGATCAGCTCCGCGATGCCTTCCAGACAGCGTCGTCAAAACGCACGAAAGAGCAAAAAGATTTACTCAGTGCCCACCCGAGCATCGCCAATATTCGGGAAGGCTCGCTCTATCTGTATGAACGCCGCAAGTCGGCTCGCATTGATGACATCAATACCCAGCGTGACCAGCGTGAAGCTGAGCTGCTCCAACAAACACGAGCCATCGAAGTCGCCAAACTACCCGATGAGATCCAAGCCGACATCGCCGCTGCCCTCGAAGTTCCGACAGAGGAACGAACTCCCGCCCAAACCGAATTGCTTGCGAAATACCCCAATGTGCTGGTGACTTCGGAAAACCTCGCAAAGATCAACCCGGATGCGGCCGCCGAATTGTCTCTCTACACAGAAGCTGCAGAGGAAATTCGCACCACGAATATCAGAAAGGATCTGCAGAAGTATCGTGACGACGCGGCGGCAATTCGCGCAAAAATTCCGCGGGAAGATTTTCTGCGAGCGTTGACTGAAACGCCGGGAACCGTGCCGGCGACGTTCGTGTTTCATCGTGGTGATCACGAACAACCTCGCGAACGAGTCCAACCTTCTGGGCTAACGGTGCTACCGAACAACACGCCGTTGCCCGAGAACGATTCGCAACAGCCCACATCCGCTCGGCGATTGAATTACGCGCGATATTTGACCAGCGGCCAACATCCGCTTGTGGCCCGTGTAATCGTCAATCGCGTTTGGATGCATCATTTTGGACGTGGTCTCGTCAACTCCCCAGCCGACTTTGGTTTTCTTGGCGAACGTCCGTCGCATCCTCAATTATTGGACTGGTTGGCCGCCGAGTTTGTGCAATCGGGTTGGGACCTTAAGCGGTTGCACCGTCTGATTCTGTCATCCTATGCATACCAACAATCGCCGACGGGTGATCCGCAATTGGCATTAGCCGACCCCGAGAATCGGCTCTACGGACGACGAACCATTCGTCGGTTGGAATCGGAAGCGGTCCGCGATGCCATGCTGACGGTAAGTGGTCAACTCAACGCGAAACAGTTCGGCGAACCTGTCCCTGTAATGGAAGACGAAGTTGGTCAGATTGTAATTGGTCGAGAGAATCTCGACGGCGAACGGAAACCGGGGGCGGAAGTATCGCTCAATGGAGATGAACGCCGCCGAAGCGTCTATGTGCAAGTTCGTCGCAGTCGCACGTTGGCCAGCCTGGAAATCTTCGATGCCCCGACGATGACTCCCAATTGCGAGCAGCGGTCAGACTCCAACGTGGCTCCGCAGTCGCTATGGTTTATGAATAGTCAGTTCGTGATCGACTCATCTAAGCACTTTGCAGCCCGATTGCAATCGGAGTCGCCCGATGACCTCAAGACTCAGGTGATCAACGGATGGCGGTTGACCTTTGGTTCTGTGCCAAATGGCGATGATGTCGAACAGGCCGTCGCCTTCGTCACGCTGCAGCAAGAAACGTTTCGCGACGGTTCAGACCAGGACTCCGACGACCAAGCCGCACTTGAGGCGCTCGCATCGTATTGCCAAGCGCTATTCAGCTCGAGCAAATTTCTCTACGTGGAATAA
- a CDS encoding DUF1501 domain-containing protein has product MTNPALSRRAFCQSGLFSLAPLAIASLLREEQASAAPIQPNLAPEEFTLAARTPPQEPTAKAMISLFMQGGPSQVDLLDPKPTLNRMDGKKFPGKIKYDDVGAASSKILGSPWKFAKHGECGTEISELLPHTAKIADDILVVRSMHTGVNNHGQSIHALNSGRIQRGRPSLGSWLTYGLGAETQNLPAYVAMSDPKGLPVEGVLNWSNGWLPSLFQGTVIRPKEPRILNLQPPPSLRGRAQENYLAYLQKLNEQQAEQHPNNSDLAARIANYERASRMQTAAREALDISQETKATQEMYGIGEKETDEYGRRCLIARRLVERGVRFVQVFTKNQYWDHHGSIISSLPAACRKTDRGAAALVADLKQRGLLDSTVVHWGGEMGRLPVIQNDAGRAKVGRDHNTYGFSMWLAGGGFRAGGTYGETDEFGHHAVTDIVNHYDYHATLLHLFGLDARALTFKRNAREESLLDGQPGQLVAGLLKG; this is encoded by the coding sequence ATGACCAATCCCGCCTTATCGCGTCGCGCATTTTGCCAATCCGGCTTGTTCAGTTTGGCTCCGCTGGCGATCGCCAGTTTGCTTCGTGAGGAGCAGGCGTCCGCTGCGCCGATCCAGCCCAACCTGGCCCCCGAAGAATTCACACTCGCAGCCCGAACGCCGCCACAAGAACCGACGGCCAAAGCGATGATTTCGCTGTTCATGCAGGGTGGGCCGAGCCAGGTTGATTTGCTTGATCCCAAACCGACACTCAATCGGATGGACGGCAAAAAGTTTCCCGGCAAAATCAAATACGACGACGTCGGCGCGGCCAGTTCCAAAATCTTGGGGAGCCCTTGGAAGTTCGCCAAACACGGAGAGTGTGGCACCGAGATTTCCGAACTCCTACCACACACGGCAAAAATCGCGGACGACATTCTCGTCGTGCGTTCGATGCACACGGGTGTGAACAATCATGGGCAGTCCATCCATGCCTTGAATTCCGGACGGATTCAGCGAGGCCGCCCATCGTTGGGAAGTTGGTTGACGTATGGTTTGGGGGCCGAAACGCAAAACCTTCCGGCATACGTGGCTATGTCCGACCCCAAGGGGCTTCCGGTTGAGGGCGTGCTGAATTGGTCTAACGGATGGCTGCCATCGCTGTTCCAAGGAACCGTGATTCGTCCCAAAGAGCCTCGCATTCTGAATCTGCAACCGCCCCCCTCACTGCGTGGGCGTGCCCAGGAGAATTATCTCGCCTATCTTCAGAAACTCAACGAACAGCAGGCGGAACAGCACCCGAACAACTCAGACTTGGCTGCCCGGATTGCCAACTATGAACGAGCCTCCCGTATGCAAACAGCCGCACGTGAGGCTCTGGATATCAGTCAAGAAACCAAAGCGACGCAGGAGATGTACGGCATCGGAGAGAAAGAAACCGACGAGTATGGTCGGCGTTGCCTCATTGCCCGACGGCTGGTGGAACGGGGTGTTCGCTTCGTCCAAGTCTTCACGAAGAACCAATACTGGGACCATCACGGCTCGATCATTTCTTCACTCCCCGCAGCGTGCCGAAAGACCGACCGCGGAGCGGCTGCACTCGTGGCGGACCTCAAGCAACGTGGCCTCCTCGATTCCACCGTGGTGCATTGGGGTGGCGAGATGGGACGGCTACCAGTCATCCAAAACGACGCGGGGCGGGCCAAAGTCGGCCGAGATCACAACACGTATGGATTCAGCATGTGGCTCGCTGGTGGAGGATTCCGTGCCGGTGGAACCTACGGTGAGACCGATGAGTTCGGGCACCACGCCGTGACGGATATCGTCAATCACTACGATTATCACGCCACGCTGTTGCACCTATTTGGACTCGATGCGCGAGCACTCACCTTCAAACGAAATGCCAGAGAAGAATCACTCTTGGATGGCCAACCCGGTCAACTTGTTGCCGGACTTCTCAAAGGTTAG
- a CDS encoding Gfo/Idh/MocA family oxidoreductase translates to MRSMNRREVLKHSLAATAAATLLPHSSFGKVAENEKLNLAVIGCANRGAAIGADAVKHKLTQCVALCDVVPSRAEGFKKKVKGQCDDAAVYDDFRKMFEEMGDKIDVCTIGVPDHAHFPIAMLAMSMGIHVYVEKPLAHTFEECELLIQAEKKFGVQCQMGNQGHSSGQRLQFQSWVDEGVIKNVRRVDACMNKGRRWHPWGDVKGYPSADKLPSGMNWDVWAGTAPLRPYSKKYDPGNWRGWYDYGNGAFGDWGPHTLDTIHRFLKLGLPHTVRAETIIKPNEYIYPHGTTIAFDFPERGPDMPEMTINWYDGVKNRPPSEDGVSIPACGKAIYSDDLTFVGGTHSAKLKIVGGDQQKEVTANLPGPSVSETSTGHMDNFIKAAAGIDPYCNSSFAVSGPLTQVFMLGCIAQRLGENLEFDAESKQITNNARANELLKGNPPRKGWEEYYKFV, encoded by the coding sequence ATGAGGTCAATGAATCGCCGCGAAGTACTGAAGCACTCACTGGCGGCAACCGCAGCGGCCACGTTGCTTCCGCACAGCAGCTTCGGCAAAGTGGCAGAGAACGAAAAATTGAACTTGGCGGTCATCGGTTGTGCAAACCGAGGAGCGGCGATCGGTGCTGATGCCGTGAAGCACAAACTGACGCAATGTGTGGCGTTATGCGATGTGGTGCCATCACGGGCCGAAGGCTTCAAGAAAAAGGTGAAAGGTCAGTGCGACGACGCGGCCGTCTACGACGATTTCCGCAAAATGTTCGAGGAAATGGGCGACAAGATCGATGTTTGCACCATCGGTGTTCCGGACCACGCTCACTTTCCGATCGCGATGTTGGCGATGTCGATGGGCATTCATGTCTACGTCGAGAAGCCGCTCGCTCACACCTTCGAAGAGTGTGAATTGTTGATCCAAGCCGAGAAGAAGTTTGGCGTGCAATGCCAAATGGGAAACCAAGGGCATTCCAGCGGTCAACGTCTCCAGTTCCAATCCTGGGTGGATGAGGGGGTGATCAAGAACGTTCGCCGCGTCGATGCGTGCATGAACAAGGGGCGACGCTGGCATCCCTGGGGAGATGTCAAAGGTTACCCCTCCGCGGATAAATTGCCTAGTGGGATGAATTGGGACGTGTGGGCTGGCACAGCACCGCTGCGTCCTTACAGTAAGAAATACGACCCGGGCAACTGGCGTGGCTGGTATGACTACGGGAATGGTGCGTTCGGTGACTGGGGACCCCACACTCTCGATACGATCCATCGTTTCTTGAAACTCGGTCTTCCGCACACGGTTCGAGCCGAGACAATCATCAAGCCGAACGAATACATCTATCCTCACGGGACCACAATCGCTTTCGATTTCCCCGAGCGAGGGCCTGACATGCCGGAAATGACCATTAATTGGTATGACGGTGTCAAGAACCGTCCGCCGTCCGAAGACGGTGTGAGTATTCCCGCTTGTGGCAAAGCCATCTACAGTGACGATCTCACCTTCGTTGGCGGCACGCACAGTGCGAAGCTCAAAATCGTGGGGGGCGATCAACAGAAGGAAGTCACCGCGAATCTGCCGGGGCCGTCCGTCAGCGAAACATCGACCGGACATATGGACAACTTCATCAAAGCGGCTGCCGGAATCGATCCGTATTGCAACTCGTCCTTTGCGGTTTCGGGCCCGCTTACGCAAGTCTTTATGCTTGGGTGTATCGCTCAGCGGCTTGGTGAAAACTTGGAATTCGATGCGGAGTCCAAGCAGATCACCAATAATGCCCGCGCCAACGAACTACTCAAAGGCAACCCGCCGCGAAAAGGCTGGGAAGAGTACTACAAGTTTGTGTAA
- a CDS encoding sulfatase, which produces MTGQTLIASLLLIVANIAAAADPIPNVLFIISDDLGSQSLGCYGNTQCQTPNIDALAERGVKFTRTYTQYPVCGPSRAALMSGMYAQSIGVTSNGGSSRFTKNLGTRPSMSQHFRNHGYHTARVSKIYHMRVPGDITAGVDGPDHAASWTERFNCQAPEQWTQGTHEHLTNEKLKPDPNRQIHYRLGYGGAFYVVRGESDGTEQADHKAAKKAVELLEQRAVDQKPFFLAVGLVRPHVPLVAPKSFFDAYSAEEIELPSQFENDWKDIPKLGISKNSTGSGLSNDLQKQKVLEAYYASVTYMDTQVGKVVRAVDRLGLRDNTIIVFTADHGYHLGEHEFWQKMSLHEESTRIPLIIHAPNKNACQTPALSQQIDIYPTLAELCGLPIPEHVQGKSLVPAMTDPSHIVHESVYCLRGKDDHLLRTDRWAYIRYRNGDQELYDMKTDPHQFSNLAHSLKKHQDVLTDLDTQLESKLSVMH; this is translated from the coding sequence ATGACCGGCCAAACACTGATTGCCAGCTTGCTCCTCATCGTGGCGAATATCGCTGCCGCCGCCGACCCCATCCCGAATGTGTTGTTCATCATCTCCGATGATCTGGGGAGTCAATCGCTCGGGTGTTACGGAAACACGCAGTGCCAAACGCCGAACATCGATGCTCTTGCCGAGCGAGGAGTGAAGTTCACGCGGACTTACACGCAGTATCCGGTCTGCGGCCCATCCCGTGCTGCTCTCATGTCGGGCATGTACGCTCAAAGCATCGGCGTGACCTCCAACGGGGGATCGAGTCGCTTTACGAAGAATCTCGGCACGCGGCCCTCGATGTCGCAACACTTCCGCAACCACGGATATCACACCGCCCGTGTCAGCAAAATTTATCACATGCGTGTGCCTGGTGATATCACCGCCGGTGTGGATGGTCCCGACCATGCTGCGTCTTGGACCGAACGATTCAACTGCCAAGCTCCGGAACAGTGGACCCAAGGAACACACGAGCATTTAACGAACGAGAAATTGAAACCGGACCCCAATCGACAAATTCACTATCGGTTGGGTTACGGGGGAGCGTTCTATGTAGTCCGTGGGGAAAGTGATGGTACGGAACAAGCCGACCACAAGGCGGCTAAGAAAGCCGTTGAACTATTGGAGCAACGCGCAGTCGATCAAAAACCTTTCTTCCTAGCAGTCGGATTAGTCCGCCCCCATGTCCCGTTAGTCGCCCCAAAGTCGTTCTTTGATGCATATTCGGCTGAGGAAATCGAATTGCCATCCCAGTTCGAAAACGACTGGAAAGACATCCCCAAACTAGGCATCTCAAAAAACAGCACTGGCAGCGGTCTATCCAATGACTTGCAGAAGCAGAAAGTTCTCGAAGCGTATTACGCCTCGGTGACTTATATGGACACGCAAGTCGGCAAAGTCGTTCGAGCCGTCGATCGACTAGGACTTCGAGACAACACGATTATTGTCTTCACAGCCGATCATGGGTATCACCTGGGAGAACACGAGTTCTGGCAAAAGATGAGCTTGCACGAAGAATCCACACGGATTCCCCTTATCATTCACGCTCCTAATAAGAACGCGTGCCAAACTCCCGCACTTAGTCAGCAAATCGACATCTATCCAACCTTGGCGGAACTATGCGGACTGCCCATCCCGGAACACGTTCAAGGAAAGAGCCTAGTACCAGCAATGACTGATCCGAGTCATATTGTCCACGAGTCTGTGTATTGCCTACGGGGAAAGGACGATCACCTATTACGCACCGACCGATGGGCATACATTCGATACCGCAACGGCGATCAGGAACTCTACGACATGAAGACCGATCCCCATCAGTTCTCGAATCTCGCGCACAGCCTAAAGAAGCACCAAGACGTCCTCACAGATCTCGACACGCAACTAGAATCGAAACTCAGCGTCATGCATTGA
- a CDS encoding discoidin domain-containing protein codes for MKHYLTSIPIWLALALPVFGQQHWSGVYPHLRMWNDEAECGTGAVVPWQGSLWAVTYAPHRPNGSTDRLYEVTSNLRQNIFKGSVGGTPANRMIHRETDQLLIGPYVIDSEKAIRVIPSSKMFGRLTGNARHLSDPANKVYYATMEEGLYEVDVNSLAVKCLIRDGNPGAPETGIVSQLPGYHGKGLYTGQGRLIYANNGDRDPRVKVDPTVPSGALATWQGQGDWQLVRRNQFTEVTGPGGIFGNTNPEHDPIWSMGWDARSVILALFENQQWHYYRLPKGSHSYDGAHGWNTEWPRIRDIGEDNLLATMHGTFWKFPSGFSFTNSAGIEPRSNYLKVIGDFCRWNDRIVFGCDDSAASEFLNTRTFKAKHGGPGQSNSNLWFVEPETLDHLGPVIGRGSVWLRDDVEAGEVSDPYLFYGYDVRQLHLMHASDQEVTFTIEVDRQGTSQWQTLKEIVVPPGVAISLIFDREELGAWVRLISHQQADAVTAHFQYRDHDPRDTTNDAIFDGIVSNNKTPASYGLMRSLSYDRLGLVAADNPIGEEATYYELNHKMELKPAKSSSIGLFVSQVSQPLAGISVDDASVIVVEDGKRFRLPKNDDYIAISQAPKTQTRLAEHLGRHLAIGANVKTSSTHAEYNASNAIDGIVTDESRWIGKNKGEIWIELDLGRPQTMESIWVITGWLDNSQYAASNFDIQVKEEGKWITVPGGKIRDNSQVLREIVLAEPVSTRHLRLVSNTEDYLRVYEIAPFASRLNVVENSNQFSQARICREVATERDLLNLHGTFYELPARNAQGVAKIRPISTHNLAIHDFCSHNGLLLLTGVESEAKSRHIIRSADGKAAVWAGVVDDLWKLGKPRGYGGPWNNTDVEANKPSDPYLMTAYDHKRVQIKSDTATTIRLEVDVDGTGLWMPYRSFAVQPGQTVEHKFPDGFSAYWVRAVSDSRTTATVMFQYD; via the coding sequence ATGAAACATTATCTCACCTCAATTCCAATTTGGCTTGCACTCGCACTACCGGTGTTTGGACAACAACACTGGAGTGGTGTCTACCCTCACTTGAGAATGTGGAACGACGAGGCTGAATGTGGAACCGGGGCGGTCGTTCCCTGGCAAGGCAGCTTATGGGCCGTTACATATGCCCCGCACAGACCGAATGGTTCGACGGATCGACTCTACGAAGTGACATCGAATCTTCGCCAGAACATATTTAAAGGGAGTGTTGGCGGGACACCTGCCAATCGAATGATTCACCGCGAAACAGACCAGTTATTGATCGGTCCCTATGTGATTGATTCGGAGAAGGCAATCCGCGTCATTCCATCATCGAAAATGTTCGGCCGGTTGACTGGCAATGCGCGACATCTTAGCGATCCAGCGAACAAGGTCTACTATGCGACGATGGAAGAGGGACTCTATGAAGTCGATGTGAATTCGCTCGCCGTTAAGTGCTTGATTCGCGATGGAAATCCCGGTGCTCCTGAGACTGGTATTGTCAGTCAATTGCCAGGCTATCACGGCAAAGGTCTATACACCGGACAAGGTCGCTTGATCTATGCCAACAACGGCGACCGCGATCCGCGAGTGAAAGTGGACCCTACCGTTCCCTCAGGAGCCTTGGCGACTTGGCAAGGCCAAGGGGACTGGCAACTCGTTCGTCGAAATCAGTTTACCGAAGTGACGGGACCAGGCGGAATCTTTGGCAACACAAACCCTGAGCACGATCCTATATGGTCGATGGGATGGGACGCACGTTCGGTCATCCTGGCGCTTTTTGAGAACCAGCAATGGCACTACTATCGCTTGCCCAAGGGGAGTCATAGCTACGATGGTGCCCACGGGTGGAATACGGAGTGGCCGCGTATCCGTGATATCGGTGAAGACAACCTCCTAGCAACGATGCACGGGACGTTTTGGAAATTTCCATCGGGGTTTTCGTTCACGAATTCTGCCGGAATTGAACCACGGTCCAACTATCTCAAAGTGATTGGTGATTTTTGTCGTTGGAACGATCGAATCGTTTTCGGTTGTGATGATTCCGCCGCGTCTGAGTTCCTGAACACCCGCACGTTCAAGGCTAAACATGGTGGTCCGGGGCAGTCGAATTCCAATCTGTGGTTTGTTGAGCCGGAAACACTCGATCACCTTGGTCCGGTCATCGGTCGAGGTTCCGTCTGGCTACGAGACGACGTCGAAGCGGGAGAAGTGAGTGATCCATACTTGTTCTACGGTTACGACGTTCGACAACTGCATTTGATGCATGCTAGTGACCAAGAGGTGACCTTTACGATCGAAGTCGATCGTCAGGGGACGAGTCAATGGCAGACTCTCAAAGAGATTGTTGTCCCGCCTGGCGTTGCGATTTCACTCATTTTTGACCGTGAGGAGTTAGGGGCTTGGGTTCGGCTGATAAGTCATCAACAGGCTGATGCTGTAACAGCCCACTTTCAGTATCGAGACCATGATCCGCGAGACACAACAAACGATGCAATCTTTGATGGGATTGTCAGCAACAACAAGACTCCCGCATCCTATGGTTTGATGCGAAGTCTATCTTATGACCGACTTGGACTTGTTGCCGCTGACAATCCGATTGGTGAAGAGGCGACATATTACGAGTTGAATCACAAGATGGAACTCAAGCCAGCGAAGAGTTCATCTATCGGCTTATTTGTGTCTCAAGTTTCACAACCGTTAGCGGGGATCTCTGTCGATGACGCTTCGGTCATTGTTGTTGAAGATGGGAAACGTTTCCGCCTTCCCAAGAACGACGACTATATTGCGATATCACAGGCCCCGAAAACTCAGACTCGACTTGCAGAACACCTCGGTCGTCACTTGGCAATCGGCGCGAACGTGAAGACGAGTTCCACTCATGCCGAGTACAACGCTAGCAATGCGATCGACGGCATAGTGACCGATGAGTCTCGATGGATTGGCAAGAACAAAGGTGAGATCTGGATTGAACTGGATCTTGGTCGGCCTCAAACAATGGAAAGCATTTGGGTAATAACTGGCTGGTTAGATAATAGTCAGTACGCCGCATCGAACTTTGATATTCAGGTCAAAGAGGAAGGCAAGTGGATCACAGTTCCTGGTGGGAAAATTCGTGATAACAGCCAAGTCCTGCGAGAGATTGTCTTGGCAGAACCGGTCAGTACACGGCATCTGCGGTTGGTTTCGAATACCGAAGACTACCTTCGTGTGTATGAGATTGCCCCATTTGCAAGTCGGCTCAATGTCGTCGAGAATTCGAATCAGTTTTCACAAGCTCGCATTTGTCGGGAGGTAGCGACGGAACGCGATCTGCTCAATTTGCATGGGACCTTCTATGAATTACCTGCCCGGAATGCTCAAGGTGTGGCAAAGATTCGACCGATCTCGACACACAATCTTGCAATTCATGATTTCTGTTCGCACAACGGACTCCTATTGTTGACGGGCGTTGAATCCGAGGCGAAGAGTCGGCACATCATCCGCAGTGCTGATGGGAAGGCTGCGGTCTGGGCGGGGGTTGTCGATGACCTTTGGAAACTTGGCAAACCACGTGGTTACGGTGGCCCTTGGAACAATACCGACGTAGAGGCGAACAAACCGTCAGATCCGTACTTGATGACGGCCTATGATCACAAACGTGTGCAAATCAAGTCAGACACGGCAACAACGATTCGACTTGAAGTCGATGTTGATGGGACTGGTTTATGGATGCCTTATCGGTCGTTTGCGGTGCAGCCTGGTCAAACGGTCGAGCACAAGTTTCCTGACGGTTTTAGTGCCTATTGGGTTCGGGCGGTGAGCGATTCGCGAACGACGGCAACCGTCATGTTTCAATATGATTAA